One Burkholderia vietnamiensis LMG 10929 genomic window carries:
- a CDS encoding GlxA family transcriptional regulator, whose protein sequence is MHRIGFLLSDGFQIMALAAQSVFEYANLTAGEPFYAMDNYSVDGGEVRSSLGLRVATRPLRGRRTDVDTWIVAGVNDPLAAPAPAAVVAFLRRANPRARRIAGICTGAFVLAEAGLLAQRRATTHWAFGRDMQKRFPDVRVEEDRIYIVDGPVWTSAGMTAGLDLALAMVEKDLGAEAARSVAHKLVMQQRRAGGQSQHSEMLDLAPKSDRIQNALNYARQNLGRALTVEALADAVHLSPRQFSRVFTLETGQSPAKAIERLRLEAARLMIEQSRHSLDVIAKENGFRDRRHLRDAFVRGFGVPPQAIRRDARADVGEAG, encoded by the coding sequence ATGCACCGCATCGGCTTTCTGCTCAGCGACGGCTTCCAGATCATGGCGCTCGCCGCGCAATCGGTGTTCGAGTACGCGAACCTGACCGCGGGCGAGCCGTTCTACGCGATGGACAACTATTCGGTCGACGGCGGCGAGGTGCGCTCGTCGCTCGGGCTGCGGGTCGCCACGCGGCCGTTGCGCGGCCGGCGCACCGACGTCGACACGTGGATCGTCGCGGGCGTCAACGATCCGCTGGCGGCGCCCGCGCCGGCCGCGGTCGTCGCGTTCCTGCGCCGTGCCAACCCGCGCGCGCGGCGGATCGCCGGCATCTGCACGGGCGCGTTCGTGCTCGCCGAGGCCGGGCTGCTCGCACAGCGCCGCGCGACCACGCACTGGGCGTTCGGCCGCGACATGCAGAAGCGTTTTCCGGACGTTCGGGTCGAGGAGGACCGCATCTACATCGTCGACGGGCCGGTGTGGACGTCGGCCGGGATGACCGCGGGCCTCGATCTCGCGCTCGCGATGGTGGAGAAGGATCTGGGCGCAGAGGCCGCGCGCTCGGTCGCGCACAAGCTCGTGATGCAGCAGCGCCGCGCGGGCGGGCAGTCGCAGCATTCCGAAATGCTCGATCTCGCGCCGAAGTCGGACCGGATCCAGAACGCGCTCAACTATGCGCGGCAGAACCTCGGCCGTGCGCTGACCGTCGAGGCGCTGGCCGACGCCGTGCACCTGAGCCCGCGGCAGTTCAGCCGCGTGTTCACGCTCGAAACCGGGCAGTCGCCGGCGAAGGCGATCGAGCGGCTGCGGCTCGAGGCCGCCCGGCTGATGATCGAGCAGAGCCGGCATTCGCTCGACGTGATCGCCAAGGAGAATGGCTTTCGCGACCGGCGGCATCTGCGCGATGCGTTCGTGCGCGGCTTCGGCGTGCCGCCGCAGGCGATCCGGCGCGATGCGCGCGCGGACGTGGGCGAAGCCGGCTGA